GGGCGGCAACAGCAGGATGGCCGAGGTTGCCGGCCAGCGGCCGGCACTACCTGTATGCGCTCAGCGCGGATCGCGCGAGGCGCGACGGCCGAACCACCAGCCGACCAGCAGTTGCAACGGCAGCGATGCCAGCAGCGAAATGACGAACCAGAACGGGTAATCCGCACCTACCGTCCACATGGCGTAGCCACAGCCCAGCGCGATCAGCGACCAGATCGAGAAGCCGTGCGAACGCGGCCAGCAGGGCGCGTAATAGGTGGCGAAGGAAATGCCCGCGATGCCACCGAGCACGCTGAAGGTGAGATCCCAGCCCAGCTGCACGCTGTTGCTGTCCGGCGACATGCCCAGCAACGGGGGCAGCCAGCTGGCGACGCTGCTGACCAGCGCAAGCGACAGCACGCCGCCGATCAGGGCGACGATGGACAGGAACAGGGTCTTGAGCAGGCCGGGCATGCGCGCATTGTACGGCTGCGCGAAGTGCCTGGGGTTCCCGGCCAGCGGCCGGCACTACCGATGGGTCGGCATGGCCGCCGCGTCCGTGGGAGAGGGGGACGGAGCGACGGCGGCCATGCACAGGCGGTCAGGCGGCGAAGTCGAGCACCACGCGGCCTTCGATGGTGCCCGCACGCATGCGCGCGAACACGTCGTTGATGTTTTCCAGGCGGTCGGTGCTGACTGTCGCCGCGACCTTGCCCTCGGCGGCGAACTGCAGCGATTCCTGCAGGTCCAGCCGGGTGCCGACGATCGAACCGCGCACGGTGATGCCGTTGAGCACCATGCCGAAGATATCCAGCGGGAAGTTGCCCGGTGGCAGGCCATTGAGCGAGACGGTGCCGCCACGGCGGACCATGCCCAGTGCCTGCTCGAACGCCTTTGGCGACACCGCGGTGACCAGGGCGCCGTGCGCGCCGCCGATCTCCTTCCTGAGGAACGCGGCCGGGTCGGTGGTACGCGCGTTGACGGTGACCTGCGCGCCCAGCTGCCGCGCAAGTGCAAGCTTGGTGTCGTCCACGTCCACCGCGGCCACGTTCAGCCCCATCGCGCGGGCGTACTGCACCGCCATGTGGCCCAGGCCACCGATGCCGGAAATCGCCACCCAGTCACCGGGTTGGGTATCGGTGACCTTCAGGCCCTTGTAGACGGTCACGCCGGCGCACAGCACCGGCGCGATCTCGACGAAGCCCACGTCCTTCGGAAGCAGGCCGACATAGTTGGCATCGGCCAGTGCGTATTCGGCGAAGCCGCCGTTGACCGAGTAGCCGGTGTTGCGCTGCGTCTCGCACAGCGTTTCCCAGCCCCCCAGGCAGTGTTCGCAATGACCACACGCCGAGTACAACCAGGGGATGCCGACCCTGTCGCCTTCCTTGACGTGCCCTACCCCGCCTCCCACGGCCACGATGTGCCCCACGCCCTCGTGACCGGGGATGAACGGCGGGTTCGGTTTCACCGGCCAGTCGCCCTCGGCGGCGTGCAGGTCGGTGTGGCAGACGCCACAGGCCTCGATCTTGACCAGCACCTCGCCCGCCCCCGGGCGCGGTACCGAGACTTCCTCGATCACCAGTGGCTTGCCGAACTCGCGCACCACGGCGGCCTTCATGGTCGAATTCATGTTCGGATCTCCGTAGTGCGCTTGCCCACAGAATGACGCCGGCTCGAGGCCGGCGCTTTGATCACGATCAAACCTTTGAAGATTCCTGCGCCGGGTTCAGCTGGCCAGCACAGAGGCCTCGCGGGCCAGGCGTTCAATGGCATCCCAGTCACGGGTCTGCAGCAGCGCCGGGGTGGTCAGCCACGAACCGCCCACGCACAACACGTTGGGCAGGTGCAGGAACTGCGGCGCGGTCTGCGCACTGATGCCGCCGGTCGGGCAGAACCGCACATCGGCGAACGGGCCGTGCCAGGCGGCCAGCAGCGCGGCGCCGCCGGCCTGCACTGCGGGGAAGAACTTGAAGGTGTCCGAGCCGTGCTCCAGGCCCAGGATCAGGTCCGAGGCGGTGGCGGCACCGGGCAGGTACGGCAGGTCGGCATCGCGCGCGGCGGCATACAGCGCCGGCGTGGCACCGGGGGAAACGGCAAAACGTGCACCAGCCTGCTTCGCCGCCTGCATCTGCGCGGCGTTGAGCACGGTGCCGGCACCGATCACGGCATCGGGCACTGCCTCGACCATGGCCTTGATCGCATCCAGCGCCTGCGGTGTGCGCAGGGTCACTTCGATCACCGGCAGGCCGCCGCGGAACAGCGCCTGGGCCACTTCGACCGCTTCGTTCACATCTTCGGGGGTGTACACCGGGATCACCGGTGCCAGCTTCAACAGCGCGCGCAGGCGCGGATCAGCGCTGGACATCGTCTTGCTCCTTGCCCGACCGGGCATCGCGGATGCTGCCGGGCCCGGCAGCGCAGCGGCGCATGATGCCACGCGGGCCGCGACGGTGCCCTGCCCCGCACCGCGCCGGATTCAGGCCGGGTCGGCCTGCAGTGCCTGGATGCGACGCTGGTACCAGTCGCCGCCGAGCGGATCGAACACCGCCGAGCGCTCCATCTGCGCCTCGTACACGTGTACCGAGATCGCCAGTGCGTCATCGCTGGCGTTGCGCAGGGTGTGGTACTCGTGCGGCGGGATCAGGCTGCCGGCACTGCCGCAACCCCCGCGCAGCGCAGCGTGGCGGCGGAAGCGCCAGCGCTCGCCGGCGCACTCCAGCAGTTCGTAACGGGTGATCTCCAGTTCGCCCAACCACACTCCCTCCACACACCACATGGCATCGTGGTCGTGCAGCGGCGTGCCCTGCCCTGGGCCCCAGCTCATGGCAATCACGCTGTAGCCGTGTTCGCGGCTGTGGTACAGCGGACGTCGTGCGTAATGATCACTGACCGGCCGATGCACGCATTCGGGCAACTCGATGCGGCTGTCGGCTATGGCCTCCTGCAGCGCCAGCTGCAGGTCGGCGGTGATGCGCCCGGCATCACCGGAGGTCATCGCCGCGTCGACGGCAGCGATCAACCGGTCGCGGCCACGGAACGGCGGAAACGGAGAAGTCTGCAGGTCCATGCCCCGAATGTAGCGAAGCATGGTTAAGGGAATGTTGGCGTTCGCGCGCGTCGCGTCCGCATTCAGGGTGAACACGCGCGGAAGAACGGTTCAGATGCAGAGGCAGTAGAGCGATCACAATGGAACCTCGCGCAGCAGAACGTGTCGAACACGACGCGATTCAGTTCCGCTGCGACATTCCGCAACTTCGCGCCCGACGGGCGCAAGGCTAGAATTCTCCGACTTACCTGGTTCTATACATGTCAGTGCGAAATATTAGCGATGCCGCGTTGCCGGCATCGAAGGGCAAGGCTGCCACGATCAACGACATCGCACGACTGTCGGGAGTTTCCAAGAAAACGGTTTCAAGAATCATCAACAACTCGCCGCTGGTGCGCAAAGACACCCGCGACAAGGTCGAGGCGTTGATGCGCGAGGTCGGTTACGTGCCCGACCCCCTGGCGCGCGGACTCGCGTTCCGCCGCTCCTTCCTGATCGGCCTGGTGTACGACGACCCCGGCGCCCAATGCATTGTCGACCTGCAGCACGGCGCGCTGGAAGCGCTGCGCGGCACCGGCTATGAGCTGGTGGTACACCCGTGCAACAGCCAGGATCCGGACTGTGCCGACGGCGTGCGCCGCTTCGTGCAGCAGCAGAAACTGCATGGCGTGATCCTGGGCCCGCGCGCATCCGAATCGATGGCGCTGGCGCAGATGCTCGACGCGATCGACTGCCGCTACATCCGCATCAACGCGCATGCGTCGGAAGAAGACGTGCAGGCGGTGGTCACCCACGATCGCGACGGTGCCGCTGCAGCTGCGGGCTATCTGCTCTCGCTCGGCCACCGCGATATCGCGGTGATTGCGGGTCCGGGAGATCGTCGTAGCGCACGCGAGCGTACCCATGGTTTCCTCGATCGGCTGGCCCAGGTGGGGCTGACCCTGCCGGGCGAGCGCGTGCTGGAAGCGGGCGACACCTTCGAGTCCGGCGTGCATGCCGCCGAGCGGCTGCTGATGGGCGGACAACGCCCCAGTGCGATCTTCGCCGGTAACGATGAAATGGCCGCTGGCGTCTACCAGGTGGCATTGCGCGCGGGCATCGCGGTGCCGCAGCAGTTGTCGATCGTCAGCTACGACGACAGCCCGCTGGCGTCGCGGCTGTGGCCGCCGCTGACGTCGGTGCGCCGCCACGTCTCCGACATCGGCCGCATGGCTGCCGCGATGCTGGTGCAGACCGACGTACCGGAGGCGCCGACTGCGGCCAGCGTGCATCCGCAGCTGATGGTGCGCGGTTCCTGCCGGGCCGTGGACGGCTGAGTGCCCTGCCCTCGCCTGCGCCGTGGCAACGGTGCAGGCCGGTGGAAACGAGAACGGCGCACCAGGGTGCGCCGTTCCAGTGCGAAGCGGTGTGCGTTGCGCGCTTACACGTCGCCGCCGTCGGCCCAGCCTTCGCCCGTGCCGGCCTGGAATACGCGGTCATCGCCCTGCACTTCACCGGCCGGAAGATGCGCCTGGTCGGCCAGTGCCGCGTAGATCGGGGTGAAGTCGGGTGACGTCGCCTGCATCAGCTGTTCGAAGCTGTCGATGACGAAGTAGGTCTTCTGGAAGGTGTCGATGCGGTACTTCGTGCGCATGATCCGCTGCAGGTCGAAGCCGATACGGTTGGGTGCGGCCGATTCCAGCGAGTACAGCGACTCGCCCTTCGACGACACGATGCCGGCGCCGTAGATGCGCAGGCCGTCGGGCGTATTGATCAGGCCGAATTCCACCGTGTACCAGTACAGGCGGGTCAGGTTCTGCAGCGCATCCGGGCCGATCGCGTGGGCTTTGACACCGCCACGGCCGTACGCCTCCATGTAGTCGGCGAACACCGGGTTCATCAGCAGCGGCACGTGGCCGAACAGATCGTGGAACAGGTCCGGTTCGGCGATGTAGTCGATCTGGTCCGGGCGACGGATCCACCAGGTCACCGGGAAGCGTCGATTGGCCAGGTGGTCGAAGAAATCCAGTTCCGGCAGCAGGCCTTCAACGCCGACCAGGGTCCAGCCGGTGGCGGCGCCGAGCACTTCGTTGAGCTGGTCGAAGCGCGGAATCATGTGCGCGTTCATGCCCATCTCGTCCTGCGCGTCCAGGAATTCCTGGCAGGCGCGGCCGACCAGCAGTTCGCGCTGGCGCTGGTACAGGGTGCTCCAGGTGGCGTGGTCGTCGGCGCTATAGGTGTCCCACGGCTGCTCGACGAGCGCGGTGGTATACACCGGCACGTAGCCCTTGTCGGTCTGCTGGTGTTCGACGCGGCGGGGCTGTGCGAGGTCCATGGGGCACTCCTTGACGGGATACCCGAGATGCTAGGGCAGGGCGCGCGCAACAGGGTTGCAAAAGTTGCGTCGATTGGCCTTGTTGGCGCAATATCCTTGCGTACTCACCATGTTGCGGGGCAACAATGGCCGGAGAAGTCCAGTTCGATCGCACGGATATACGCCTGCTGGCTGAAATCCAGCGGGATGGTCGCGCCACCAACGCCGAGCTGGCGACGCGGGTGAACCTCTCACCCTCGGCCTGCCTGCGCCGCCTGCAGCGGCTGGAAAGCGAGGGCGTGATCGTCGGCTATGGCGCGCGGCTGGAACCGCGTCAGCTGCGGCTGGGCCTGCAGGCCTTCGTGCGCGTGCAGCTGGAAAAGCACGACCAGGCCGCCATCGGCCACTTCGTGGACAGCGTGCAGGGCTGGGATGAGGTGGTGGCCTGCCATGCACTGACCGGCGACATGGACTACCTGCTGCACGTCTACGTGCGCGACCTGGAGCACTTCTCGCACTTCCTGCTGGACCGGCTGCT
The sequence above is a segment of the Stenotrophomonas maltophilia genome. Coding sequences within it:
- the adhP gene encoding alcohol dehydrogenase AdhP, which encodes MNSTMKAAVVREFGKPLVIEEVSVPRPGAGEVLVKIEACGVCHTDLHAAEGDWPVKPNPPFIPGHEGVGHIVAVGGGVGHVKEGDRVGIPWLYSACGHCEHCLGGWETLCETQRNTGYSVNGGFAEYALADANYVGLLPKDVGFVEIAPVLCAGVTVYKGLKVTDTQPGDWVAISGIGGLGHMAVQYARAMGLNVAAVDVDDTKLALARQLGAQVTVNARTTDPAAFLRKEIGGAHGALVTAVSPKAFEQALGMVRRGGTVSLNGLPPGNFPLDIFGMVLNGITVRGSIVGTRLDLQESLQFAAEGKVAATVSTDRLENINDVFARMRAGTIEGRVVLDFAA
- the eda gene encoding bifunctional 4-hydroxy-2-oxoglutarate aldolase/2-dehydro-3-deoxy-phosphogluconate aldolase, which codes for MSSADPRLRALLKLAPVIPVYTPEDVNEAVEVAQALFRGGLPVIEVTLRTPQALDAIKAMVEAVPDAVIGAGTVLNAAQMQAAKQAGARFAVSPGATPALYAAARDADLPYLPGAATASDLILGLEHGSDTFKFFPAVQAGGAALLAAWHGPFADVRFCPTGGISAQTAPQFLHLPNVLCVGGSWLTTPALLQTRDWDAIERLAREASVLAS
- a CDS encoding cysteine dioxygenase family protein, with the translated sequence MDLQTSPFPPFRGRDRLIAAVDAAMTSGDAGRITADLQLALQEAIADSRIELPECVHRPVSDHYARRPLYHSREHGYSVIAMSWGPGQGTPLHDHDAMWCVEGVWLGELEITRYELLECAGERWRFRRHAALRGGCGSAGSLIPPHEYHTLRNASDDALAISVHVYEAQMERSAVFDPLGGDWYQRRIQALQADPA
- a CDS encoding LacI family DNA-binding transcriptional regulator, translating into MSVRNISDAALPASKGKAATINDIARLSGVSKKTVSRIINNSPLVRKDTRDKVEALMREVGYVPDPLARGLAFRRSFLIGLVYDDPGAQCIVDLQHGALEALRGTGYELVVHPCNSQDPDCADGVRRFVQQQKLHGVILGPRASESMALAQMLDAIDCRYIRINAHASEEDVQAVVTHDRDGAAAAAGYLLSLGHRDIAVIAGPGDRRSARERTHGFLDRLAQVGLTLPGERVLEAGDTFESGVHAAERLLMGGQRPSAIFAGNDEMAAGVYQVALRAGIAVPQQLSIVSYDDSPLASRLWPPLTSVRRHVSDIGRMAAAMLVQTDVPEAPTAASVHPQLMVRGSCRAVDG
- the phhA gene encoding phenylalanine 4-monooxygenase, with the protein product MDLAQPRRVEHQQTDKGYVPVYTTALVEQPWDTYSADDHATWSTLYQRQRELLVGRACQEFLDAQDEMGMNAHMIPRFDQLNEVLGAATGWTLVGVEGLLPELDFFDHLANRRFPVTWWIRRPDQIDYIAEPDLFHDLFGHVPLLMNPVFADYMEAYGRGGVKAHAIGPDALQNLTRLYWYTVEFGLINTPDGLRIYGAGIVSSKGESLYSLESAAPNRIGFDLQRIMRTKYRIDTFQKTYFVIDSFEQLMQATSPDFTPIYAALADQAHLPAGEVQGDDRVFQAGTGEGWADGGDV
- a CDS encoding Lrp/AsnC family transcriptional regulator, which gives rise to MAGEVQFDRTDIRLLAEIQRDGRATNAELATRVNLSPSACLRRLQRLESEGVIVGYGARLEPRQLRLGLQAFVRVQLEKHDQAAIGHFVDSVQGWDEVVACHALTGDMDYLLHVYVRDLEHFSHFLLDRLLNAGGVADANSSFVLRTVKGFQALPLSQLEP